A stretch of the Deltaproteobacteria bacterium genome encodes the following:
- a CDS encoding DUF4258 domain-containing protein — protein MLQERNIHEEWVWRTIDSYGWKNIGEDNNIHYFKSIPEHDGRILHVVVNPHVSPKKIVTVFFDRRARRQQ, from the coding sequence ATGTTGCAAGAACGCAATATCCATGAAGAATGGGTATGGCGAACCATTGATAGTTATGGATGGAAAAATATTGGGGAAGACAATAATATACATTATTTCAAAAGCATTCCAGAGCATGATGGGCGAATTCTCCATGTGGTTGTAAATCCCCATGTTTCGCCAAAGAAAATAGTTACCGTATTTTTTGACCGCAGGGCAAGGAGGCAACAATGA
- a CDS encoding DUF2283 domain-containing protein: MRLKVDKENDALYFRLDESSIVESEEVQPGVILDFNAEGKVVGVEMLNLSLRVKPEQMKVLQYETV, translated from the coding sequence ATGAGGTTAAAAGTAGACAAAGAAAACGATGCCCTTTATTTTCGATTGGATGAATCTTCTATTGTGGAATCAGAGGAGGTGCAGCCGGGGGTAATTCTGGATTTTAACGCTGAAGGCAAAGTAGTGGGTGTTGAAATGCTTAATTTAAGTCTGCGGGTGAAACCTGAACAGATGAAGGTTCTTCAATACGAAACTGTGTAG
- the lipA gene encoding lipoyl synthase, whose translation MDGQSVGRLPSWLIKKMGQPSSIHSVKSVLRSRNLHTVCESARCPNIGECFSKPTATFMILGNICTRSCGFCSVEKSALPMTVDPLEPQNIALTAREMDLKHAVITSVTRDDLKDFGSMQFALTIRAIKDTISAISVEVLTPDFKGDKGCLKAVMDELPDIFNHNLETVPSLYGIVRPQADYKRSLKVLETAKEMSDGIITKSGIMVGLGETKDEVKKVLRDLKSAGCDAVTIGQYLRPTKNNLEVKEYVHPDIFKEYEDFGKEIGLKYVYSGPFVRSSYNAEKQAIGNR comes from the coding sequence ATGGATGGGCAAAGTGTTGGACGGCTTCCGTCATGGCTTATTAAGAAGATGGGGCAGCCGAGCAGTATTCATAGTGTTAAAAGTGTGCTGCGGAGCAGGAACCTGCATACTGTCTGTGAATCTGCAAGGTGTCCGAATATTGGTGAATGTTTTTCAAAACCGACTGCGACATTTATGATATTGGGAAATATCTGCACCCGCTCATGCGGTTTTTGTAGTGTGGAAAAATCGGCACTGCCTATGACTGTTGACCCTCTTGAGCCTCAAAATATTGCCTTGACTGCAAGAGAAATGGACTTAAAACATGCAGTCATAACATCAGTTACAAGGGATGATTTAAAGGACTTTGGCAGCATGCAGTTTGCCTTGACAATCAGGGCGATTAAGGATACTATTTCTGCCATTTCTGTAGAGGTCTTAACCCCTGATTTTAAAGGAGATAAAGGGTGTTTGAAGGCAGTCATGGATGAATTGCCTGACATATTCAACCACAATCTTGAGACAGTTCCTTCGCTTTATGGCATTGTCAGACCTCAGGCTGATTACAAAAGGTCTTTAAAGGTTCTTGAAACGGCAAAAGAGATGTCGGATGGTATTATAACAAAATCAGGCATAATGGTTGGATTGGGTGAGACAAAGGATGAAGTTAAAAAGGTTTTAAGGGATTTAAAATCTGCTGGATGCGACGCAGTAACAATTGGGCAGTATTTAAGACCAACAAAAAATAATCTGGAAGTTAAGGAATATGTGCATCCTGATATTTTCAAGGAATATGAGGATTTTGGAAAAGAAATAGGTCTAAAATATGTTTATTCAGGGCCGTTTGTGAGGAGTTCGTATAATGCAGAGAAACAGGCGATAGGCAATAGGTAA
- the alaC gene encoding alanine transaminase, whose translation MEEFHRIKRLPPYVFNITTELKMDARRRGEDIIDFGMGNPDGPTPKHVVDKLIESIQKPVNHRYSVSKGIYKLRLAITDWYKRRYDVALDPNTEAIATIGSKEGISHLALAIIGPGDVVFAPNPTYPIHAYSVIIAGGDLRSIPLIPGRDFFEDLLSATKQTWPRPKMLVINFPHNPTTEVVDLEFFKKIVDFAKEHKMMVVHDLDYADIVFDEYKAPSILQIPGAKDSAVEFFTLSKSYNMPGWRVGFAVGNKHMIGALARIKSYMDYGMFQPIQIAAIHALNGPQDCVHEICETYRVRRDVLIKSFAQAGWEIEKPKATMFVWARIPEPFRKLGSLEFSKFLLKEAKVAVSPGVGFGEYGDEYVRIALIENEHRTRQAAQGIKRALKRVG comes from the coding sequence ATGGAAGAATTTCACCGCATAAAAAGACTGCCGCCTTATGTCTTTAACATAACAACAGAATTGAAGATGGATGCACGCAGGCGCGGGGAGGATATAATTGATTTTGGCATGGGCAACCCTGACGGACCTACGCCAAAGCATGTGGTGGATAAACTCATTGAATCTATCCAGAAGCCTGTGAACCACAGATATTCTGTATCAAAAGGCATTTATAAACTGAGGCTTGCAATAACTGACTGGTATAAAAGACGGTATGATGTTGCTCTTGACCCTAATACAGAGGCAATTGCAACAATAGGTTCAAAAGAGGGGATTTCACATCTTGCGCTTGCTATAATCGGTCCAGGTGATGTTGTGTTTGCGCCGAATCCTACATACCCGATACACGCCTATTCTGTGATTATTGCAGGCGGCGATTTGAGAAGCATCCCGCTTATACCCGGCAGAGATTTTTTTGAAGACCTTCTCTCTGCCACAAAGCAGACATGGCCAAGACCTAAAATGCTTGTAATCAATTTCCCTCACAACCCTACAACAGAGGTTGTTGATCTGGAGTTTTTTAAAAAGATAGTTGATTTTGCAAAAGAGCATAAGATGATGGTTGTCCATGATCTTGACTACGCTGATATTGTATTTGACGAATATAAGGCTCCGAGCATTCTTCAAATCCCAGGCGCAAAGGATAGTGCTGTTGAGTTCTTTACCCTCTCAAAGAGTTACAATATGCCGGGCTGGAGGGTTGGTTTTGCTGTCGGCAATAAACATATGATAGGGGCATTGGCAAGAATCAAGAGTTATATGGATTACGGCATGTTTCAGCCGATTCAGATTGCCGCTATACATGCCCTTAATGGTCCGCAGGACTGTGTGCATGAAATCTGCGAGACATACAGAGTTAGAAGGGATGTTTTAATTAAGAGTTTTGCGCAGGCAGGGTGGGAGATTGAAAAACCAAAGGCGACAATGTTTGTATGGGCGAGGATTCCAGAGCCTTTCAGAAAGCTCGGTTCTCTGGAGTTTTCAAAATTTTTATTAAAAGAGGCGAAGGTCGCTGTGTCGCCGGGTGTGGGTTTTGGAGAATACGGCGATGAATATGTAAGAATAGCCTTGATTGAAAATGAACACAGGACAAGACAGGCAGCGCAAGGGATCAAGAGGGCGTTGAAGAGGGTAGGTTAA